A section of the Ictalurus punctatus breed USDA103 chromosome 8, Coco_2.0, whole genome shotgun sequence genome encodes:
- the btk gene encoding tyrosine-protein kinase BTK, with protein sequence MSDNILEEIFIKRSQQKKKTSPLNFKERLFVLTQEKIAYYDYDFEKGKKKGLKGFVDLEKIKCVEIVIPEDNAPPERIFPFQIVYDEGPLYIFAKTDDIRKQWIHKLKNVVRFNKDLMQKYHPCFWEDGLWKCCQQEVKQAMGCKVLEMRNGGFSTGSRRKSRKPLPPTPEELPPEKSMTASHREPPKQHGFSVGMTVIAEYEYTPMAPQDLELKKDDEYTILEICDANWFRARDKHGNEGYIPSNYVVEALNGLEKFEWYCKNVNRSQAENLLKTENKDGGFLVRDSGKYTGKYTVSVFTKTLGEMVGSCRHYNILTTQQGQFYLAEKHYFSNIPDLINYHQHNAAGLVSRLKYVVSNRAQSAPSIAGLGYGVWEIDPRQLTFIKELGNGQFGVVKYGKWQGRHDVAIKMIKEGSMSEDDFIEEAKVMMKLHHENLVQLYGVCTKQRPIYIVTEFLPNGCLLTYLRESLRQPTAVQLLEMCKDVSEGMAYLESQQYIHRDLAARNCLVDGNGTVKVTDFGLSRYVLNDEYTSSFGSQFPVRWSPPEVLNYHKFSSKSDIWAFGILMWEVYTLGRMPYERLNNNEIVHEVTAGYRLYRPQMANDRIYSIMTKCWHEKPDERPTFQDLVMVIQDLLDNLH encoded by the exons ATGTCAGATAACATACTGGAGGAGATCTTCATAAAGCGCTCtcagcagaagaagaaaacttcGCCCTTAAACTTCAAAGAGAGATTGTTTGTACTCACACAGGAAAAGATTGCATACTACGACTATGACTTTGAAAAAGGG aaaaagaaaggattaAAGGGATTTGTTGACCTTGAAAAGATTAAATGTGTCGAGATTGTGATACCAGAAGACAACGCTCCTCCTGAACGAATTTTCCCATTTCAG aTAGTCTATGATGAGGGACCACTCTACATATTTGCCAAAACAGATGATATACGAAAGCAGTGGATTCATAAACTTAAGAATG TGGTGCGGTTCAACAAAGACCTAATGCAAAAATACCACCCCTGTTTTTGGGAGGATGGCCTGTGGAAGTGTTGCCAGCAGGAAGTCAAGCAGGCTATGGGCTGTAAGGTGCTGGAAATGAGAAATGGAG GATTTTCCACAGGATCTCGGCGTAAATCTAGAAAACCTCTTCCACCTACACCTGAAGAG TTGCCTCCGGAAAAGTCAATGACAGCTTCGCACCGAGAGCCACCAAAGCAGCATGGCTTCTCAGTGGGTATGACAGTCATTGCTGAATATGAGTACACTCCCATGGCACCCCAAGACCTGGAGTTGAAAAAGGATGATGAATACACAATTTTGGAAATATGTGACGCCAACTGGTTTAGAGCCAGAGATAAACATGG CAATGAGGGATATATTCCAAGTAACTATGTTGTTGAGGCCTTAAATGGATTGGAGAAGTTTGA ATGGTATTGCAAAAACGTGAACCGCAGTCAAGCAGAAAATTTACTTAAGACTGAG AATAAAGATGGTGGCTTTCTGGTGCGTGACTCAGGAAAATACACTGGAAAATATACTGTCTCCGTTTTCACCAAGACTCTTGG AGAAATGGTTGGCTCTTGCCGACACTACAACATATTAACTACTCAACAAGGACAGTTTTACCTGGCAGAGAAGCATTATTTCAGTAATATTCCAGACCTCATCAATTACCATCAGCACAATGCTGCAG GACTGGTGAGCAGACTAAAATACGTTGTGTCAAATCGAGCTCAGAGTGCTCCATCCATCGCAGGTCTGGGTTATG GAGTCTGGGAGATCGATCCCCGCCAACTCACTTTCATTAAAGAATTAGGTAATGGACAATTTGGAGTCGTTAAGTATGGAAAGTGGCAGGGTCGGCATGATGTAGCCATCAAAATGATCAAAGAGGGTTCTATGTCAGAGGATGATTTCATCGAAGAAGCTAAAGTCATGAT GAAACTTCATCATGAAAATCTAGTTCAGCTGTATGGtgtatgcacaaaacaaagACCCATTTACATAGTAACCGAGTTTCTTCCGAATGGATGCCTGCTGACCTATCTACGGGAGTCCCTGCGACAGCCCACTGCTGTTCAGCTCCTTGAGATGTGCAAAGATGTGAGCGAAGGAATGGCCTACCTAGAATCCCAACAGTACATTCACAGAGACCTT GCTGCCAGAAATTGTTTAGTGGATGGAAATGGAACTGTGAAAGTGACTGATTTTGGACTGtcacg GTATGTCCTTAATGATGAATATACTAGCTCTTTTGGCTCTCAGTTCCCTGTACGCTGGTCACCTCCTGAAGTACTCAATTACCACAAATTCAGCAGCAAGTCAGATATCTGGGCATTTG GTATTTTAATGTGGGAAGTCTACACTCTAGGTAGAATGCCATATGAACGTCTGAATAATAATGAGATAGTGCATGAAGTGACTGCTGGCTATAGACTGTATCGTCCTCAGATGGCCAATGACAGAATCTACTCCATAATGACCAAATGTTGGCATGAG AAACCAGATGAACGGCCCACATTTCAGGATCTTGTGATGGTCATTCAGGATTTGCTTGACAATCTGCACTAG